A genomic region of Papaver somniferum cultivar HN1 chromosome 7, ASM357369v1, whole genome shotgun sequence contains the following coding sequences:
- the LOC113294530 gene encoding abscisic acid receptor PYL4-like yields the protein MQTSYPQYASSNPRQEQLDLTNPKTVEMFSRYHNHELLSNQCCSFLSQIIDAPLELVWSMVSRFDQPQIYKRFVRSCKIIKGDGRRTGSIREVRLVSGLPATSSTERLDLLDHANHVICVSILGGDHRLNNYKSIITLHEISNNDNQDESSDDDVFGNTSTVVIQSYVVDVPDGNTAQDTRLFVNTLIRCDLNSLDSICEKMACSSSSSSYSSSTEDSSW from the coding sequence ATGCAGACATCGTACCCACAATAtgcttcttcaaaccctagacaAGAACAGCTTGATCTTACAAATCCTAAAACAGTAGAAATGTTTAGTCGTTATCATAACCATGAATTATTGTCAAACCAGTGTTGTTCCTTTCTAAGTCAAATCATCGATGCACCACTAGAATTAGTTTGGTCAATGGTTAGCCGTTTCGATCAAccacaaatttacaaaaggtttgTTAGAAGTTGTAAAATTATTAAAGGTGATGGGAGGAGGACTGGTAGCATACGTGAAGTACGTCTTGTATCGGGATTACCAGCTACATCAAGTACTGAACGGTTAGATTTACTTGATCATGCTAACCATGTCATATGTGTTAGTATTCTTGGTGGTGATCATAGACTGAATAACTATAAGTCTATCATTACACTTCACGAAATCAGTAATAATGATAATCAAGATGAAAGCAGTGACGATGATGTTTTTGGGAATACATCAACGGTTGTGATTCAATCGTATGTGGTTGATGTACCAGATGGAAAtactgcacaagacacaagattgtTTGTTAACACACTAATTAGGTGTGATCTCAACTCTCTTGATAGTATTTGTGAGAAAATGGCatgttcttcctcttcctcttcttataGTTCTTCTACTGAGGACTCCTCTTGGTAG